The following are from one region of the Vulgatibacter sp. genome:
- a CDS encoding YceI family protein — MTRILASIVAAAALAAPSLAFAAGWAFDASHSNASFKVKHMMVSTVRGEFTKVNGNVQYDMKAPEKIAIDATIDAASIDTRDAKRDEHLRAADFFDVAKHPKLTFKSKSAKQVAPGVLDVNGDLTIRGVTKPVVLRVEGLNQEAKDPWGNVRIGGTATTKINRKDFGLTWNQALETGGLLVGEDVEIAIDVELIKQADKATAAK, encoded by the coding sequence ATGACCCGCATCCTCGCCAGCATCGTCGCCGCAGCGGCCCTCGCCGCCCCCTCCCTCGCCTTCGCCGCCGGCTGGGCCTTCGACGCCAGCCACAGCAACGCCTCGTTCAAGGTGAAGCACATGATGGTGAGCACCGTCCGCGGTGAGTTCACCAAGGTGAACGGCAACGTGCAGTACGACATGAAGGCGCCGGAGAAGATCGCGATCGACGCCACGATCGACGCCGCCTCCATCGACACCCGCGACGCGAAGCGCGACGAGCACCTCCGCGCGGCGGACTTCTTCGACGTGGCCAAGCACCCGAAGCTCACCTTCAAGTCGAAGAGCGCCAAGCAGGTCGCCCCCGGCGTCCTCGACGTGAACGGCGACCTCACCATCCGCGGCGTGACCAAGCCGGTCGTTCTGCGCGTCGAGGGCCTGAACCAGGAGGCGAAGGATCCCTGGGGCAACGTCCGCATCGGCGGCACCGCCACCACGAAGATCAACCGCAAGGACTTCGGCCTCACCTGGAACCAGGCCCTCGAGACCGGCGGGCTGCTCGTCGGCGAGGACGTCGAGATCGCCATCGACGTCGAGCTGATCAAGCAGGCCGACAAGGCCACCGCCGCGAAGTAG
- a CDS encoding dioxygenase, with translation MKPMDRRRFLQLAAGTGLAALGGWGGVRALGAAEGGGPVISQQPRRAPAVFVSHGSPMVGIETDPYTDALARFGAAEAPGAILVVSAHWEAGGPIRVTSADRHGTIHDFGGFPRALYEVRYPATGAPALAAEVSERLGAAGFPATLDAGRGLDHGAWVPLLRMKPRADVPVVAVSLPDPRTPDELLRIGEALRPLRDAGVLILGSGGIVHNLRILEWREKFAPAADWARGFDEWVAERLAGDRDLRAFREAPSGRLAVPTSEHFDPVFVVLGASTPGDVHEPIFTGFHYGTLSMRTFALRS, from the coding sequence ATGAAGCCGATGGATCGCCGCCGTTTTCTCCAGCTCGCAGCGGGCACCGGCCTCGCCGCGCTCGGTGGCTGGGGTGGCGTGCGGGCCCTCGGCGCAGCGGAAGGTGGTGGACCGGTGATCTCGCAGCAGCCCCGCCGCGCCCCGGCGGTCTTCGTCTCCCACGGCTCGCCGATGGTGGGGATCGAGACCGATCCCTACACCGACGCCCTCGCCCGATTCGGCGCGGCGGAGGCGCCTGGCGCCATCCTCGTCGTCTCGGCGCATTGGGAGGCCGGCGGCCCGATCCGCGTCACCTCCGCGGATCGCCACGGCACCATCCACGACTTCGGCGGCTTCCCGCGGGCGCTCTACGAGGTCCGGTACCCTGCCACCGGCGCGCCCGCCCTCGCCGCCGAGGTGAGCGAGCGGCTCGGCGCCGCAGGCTTTCCGGCGACCCTCGACGCAGGGCGCGGCCTCGACCACGGCGCCTGGGTGCCGCTGCTGCGGATGAAGCCGCGGGCCGACGTGCCGGTGGTGGCGGTCTCGCTTCCCGATCCCCGCACCCCGGACGAGCTGCTACGGATCGGCGAGGCCCTCCGCCCGCTCCGCGACGCAGGGGTGCTGATCCTCGGCAGCGGCGGGATCGTCCACAACCTGCGGATCCTCGAGTGGCGGGAAAAATTCGCTCCCGCAGCGGATTGGGCCCGCGGCTTCGACGAGTGGGTCGCGGAGCGCCTCGCCGGGGACCGGGATCTGCGCGCCTTCCGGGAGGCGCCGAGCGGCAGGCTCGCGGTCCCGACCAGCGAGCATTTCGATCCGGTCTTCGTCGTCCTCGGCGCATCCACGCCGGGCGACGTCCACGAGCCGATCTTCACCGGCTTCCACTACGGAACGCTCTCCATGCGGACCTTCGCCCTGCGTTCCTGA
- a CDS encoding PTS sugar transporter subunit IIC yields MSTPQASSRARESLRRLGDRLGRQPHLTAVRDGVVAALPLVLIGSTFLLLAQPPLRVLQEWAAPYLPTLIVPYRMLGGLIALYVCFGTARSLARQRGMDELGTALVAVASFFVALGPVQLEAGGWGVAGARLGAGGLFGALAIALGSVELQRLVAASNLTIRLPPSAPDAIGKSFASIVPGFASVTGCWLVVHVAGFDLVAVLELLVKPLVGVSDSLPGVLALCLVDSAMWLIGLHPLALLAPVKPLWLAMLTENMEVAAAGGLPPHIATREFFLWFVWQGGSGGTLAAALLLLRARSSTLKAVGRLGFVPALFNVNEPILFGLPVVMNPRLAVPFVAAPLVSATTTWLAMSAGWVARPRLDVLWTLPAPVGAFLATGGDAAAVVLQLGNLALAAAIWWPFLRAWDRALLAREVPEEAPLAGSLAA; encoded by the coding sequence GTGTCCACGCCCCAGGCCAGCTCGCGCGCGCGCGAATCGCTCCGGCGCCTCGGCGATCGCCTCGGCAGGCAGCCCCACCTGACCGCCGTTCGCGACGGCGTGGTGGCGGCGCTCCCGCTGGTGCTCATCGGCTCGACCTTCCTCCTCCTCGCCCAGCCGCCGCTGCGGGTGCTGCAGGAGTGGGCCGCGCCGTACCTGCCCACCCTGATCGTGCCCTACCGGATGCTGGGCGGGCTCATCGCCCTCTACGTCTGCTTCGGCACGGCGCGCTCGCTGGCGCGGCAGCGGGGGATGGACGAGCTCGGTACCGCGCTGGTGGCGGTGGCCTCCTTCTTCGTCGCCCTGGGGCCGGTGCAGCTCGAGGCCGGCGGGTGGGGCGTCGCCGGCGCGCGACTCGGCGCCGGCGGCCTCTTCGGCGCCCTCGCCATCGCCCTGGGCTCGGTGGAGCTGCAGCGCCTCGTCGCCGCCAGCAACCTCACCATCCGCCTCCCGCCCTCTGCACCCGACGCCATCGGCAAGAGCTTCGCCTCGATCGTCCCCGGCTTCGCCTCCGTCACCGGCTGCTGGCTGGTGGTCCACGTGGCGGGCTTCGATCTCGTCGCCGTCCTCGAGCTGCTGGTGAAGCCGCTGGTCGGCGTCTCCGACTCGCTCCCCGGCGTGCTCGCCCTGTGCCTCGTCGACAGCGCGATGTGGCTGATCGGCCTCCACCCGCTGGCGCTCCTCGCGCCGGTGAAGCCGCTCTGGCTGGCGATGCTCACCGAGAACATGGAGGTCGCCGCGGCAGGCGGCCTGCCGCCCCACATCGCCACCCGGGAGTTCTTCCTCTGGTTCGTGTGGCAGGGCGGCTCCGGCGGTACCCTCGCGGCGGCGCTGCTCCTGCTGCGGGCGCGGAGCAGCACCCTCAAGGCGGTGGGGCGCCTCGGCTTCGTGCCGGCGCTCTTCAACGTGAACGAGCCGATCCTCTTCGGTCTGCCTGTGGTGATGAACCCGCGGCTCGCGGTGCCCTTCGTCGCCGCGCCGCTGGTGAGCGCCACCACCACCTGGCTGGCGATGTCGGCGGGCTGGGTGGCCCGGCCCCGCCTCGACGTGCTCTGGACGCTGCCCGCGCCGGTGGGGGCCTTCCTCGCCACCGGCGGCGACGCAGCGGCGGTGGTCCTGCAGCTCGGCAACCTCGCCCTCGCCGCAGCGATCTGGTGGCCCTTCCTCCGGGCCTGGGATCGCGCGCTCCTCGCTCGCGAGGTGCCGGAAGAGGCGCCGCTCGCCGGATCGCTCGCGGCCTGA
- a CDS encoding mechanosensitive ion channel family protein — MGALRTLLLALVVASPSLASAAPPTDCVTPRHAAESLFGWLQPESRSLDLAASCLDPEGRSPDELKLVARRLKEIYDGRSLYVEMARISDREDFVDRKSGEARVVVHPKLPTLYVEKQADGMWRWPRPVLDRVDALHLETYSGVAEGFIDSMPRSLRGAVFGVELWQYLALVGLVFVGLLLRKVIQVVVANRIQRLVGRFGQAWASKFVGALDSPGATLVMAGVISVAYPSLHLPIKAALVVQVAVRVLAVISVVWAAYRLVDVFSEGLAHRAAQTDSKLDDQLVPLVRRSMKVATVILGALFVLQNLDVDVGSLLAGLGIGGLAFALAAKDTLANFFGSVMIFADRPFQIGDWVVLDGGTEGIVEEVGFRSTRIRTFYNSLVTVPNSKIADAKVDNYGARRYRRTNVTLGLTYDTTPEQMQAFVEGVRAILRANPHTRKDYYEVHFSGFGAHSLDVMLYFFFEVASWTEELRERHNVYLEVLRLAKNLGVQFAFPTWTVHHEYVAEPGAPRQLQPPLSPEQLAQVVQAHGPGGTLARPGANELAGGWYAGQEPAPAPPARAKSA; from the coding sequence GTGGGTGCTCTCCGGACCCTGCTGCTCGCGCTCGTCGTCGCCTCGCCCTCGCTGGCGAGCGCTGCGCCGCCCACCGATTGCGTGACGCCGCGCCACGCGGCCGAGTCGCTCTTCGGCTGGCTCCAGCCGGAGTCCCGCTCCCTCGATCTGGCGGCGAGCTGCCTCGATCCCGAAGGGCGCTCGCCCGACGAGCTCAAGCTCGTGGCCCGCAGGCTCAAGGAGATCTACGACGGCCGCAGCCTCTACGTGGAGATGGCCCGGATCTCCGACCGCGAGGACTTCGTCGACCGCAAGAGCGGCGAGGCGCGGGTGGTGGTCCACCCGAAGCTGCCCACGCTCTACGTGGAGAAGCAGGCGGACGGCATGTGGCGCTGGCCGCGCCCGGTCCTCGACCGGGTCGACGCCCTCCACCTCGAGACCTATTCCGGCGTCGCCGAGGGCTTCATCGACAGCATGCCCCGCAGCCTGCGCGGCGCCGTCTTCGGGGTCGAGCTCTGGCAGTACCTCGCGCTCGTGGGCCTCGTCTTCGTGGGCCTGCTCCTGCGCAAGGTGATCCAGGTGGTGGTGGCCAACCGGATCCAGCGGCTGGTCGGCCGCTTCGGCCAGGCGTGGGCCAGCAAATTCGTCGGCGCCCTCGACTCGCCCGGCGCCACCCTGGTGATGGCCGGCGTGATCTCGGTGGCCTATCCCTCGCTCCACCTGCCGATCAAGGCGGCCTTGGTGGTGCAGGTGGCGGTGCGGGTCCTCGCGGTGATCTCCGTGGTCTGGGCCGCCTACCGGCTGGTCGACGTCTTCTCGGAAGGGCTGGCCCACCGCGCGGCGCAGACCGACTCCAAGCTCGACGATCAGCTCGTGCCGCTGGTCCGGCGCTCGATGAAGGTCGCCACGGTGATCCTCGGCGCGCTCTTCGTGCTCCAGAACCTCGACGTCGACGTGGGGTCGCTCCTCGCCGGCCTCGGCATCGGCGGTCTCGCCTTCGCCCTGGCGGCGAAGGACACCCTCGCCAATTTCTTCGGCAGCGTGATGATCTTCGCCGACCGGCCCTTCCAGATCGGCGACTGGGTGGTGCTCGACGGCGGCACCGAGGGGATCGTCGAGGAGGTGGGCTTCCGCTCCACCCGGATCCGCACCTTCTACAACTCGCTGGTGACGGTGCCGAACTCGAAGATCGCCGACGCGAAGGTGGACAACTACGGCGCCCGCAGATACCGCCGCACCAACGTCACCCTCGGCCTCACCTACGACACCACGCCGGAGCAGATGCAGGCCTTCGTCGAGGGCGTCCGCGCCATCCTCCGCGCCAATCCCCACACGCGGAAGGACTACTACGAGGTCCATTTCTCGGGCTTCGGCGCCCATTCGCTCGACGTGATGCTCTACTTCTTCTTCGAGGTGGCGAGCTGGACCGAGGAGCTCCGCGAGCGGCACAACGTCTATCTCGAGGTGCTGCGGCTGGCGAAAAACCTGGGCGTGCAATTCGCCTTCCCGACCTGGACGGTGCACCACGAATACGTGGCGGAGCCCGGGGCGCCACGGCAGCTGCAGCCCCCGCTCTCGCCCGAGCAGCTCGCGCAGGTGGTGCAGGCCCACGGGCCCGGCGGCACCCTCGCCAGGCCCGGCGCCAACGAGCTCGCCGGCGGCTGGTACGCAGGGCAGGAGCCCGCCCCTGCGCCCCCGGCCCGGGCGAAGAGCGCCTGA
- a CDS encoding helix-hairpin-helix domain-containing protein: MDRHDVARALRELGDLLEVDGESAFKVRAYRVAADRIAALAEPLDELARQRRLGEIPGVGPAITQKIESLLTEGRIPLLDRLRAKYPAGTAALLRVPELGPRSVAQLVEAGIDTVEALEEAAANGSLGRLKGFGPKKVEAVLRGIEQQRRHGASKPLAEALPIAEEILGHVEEDPAVHRASIAGAVRRWEESVEGIELLAATNDPKRTLEWFTRFPAVERILEQTTSTCTVQLHDGTRVTLVTTPQEGWAPALLLHTGPRRHLELVCDRAERLGLEVAETGLFGSDGRRLDPPDEAALYADLGMQPVPPELRHDDQAFADAHHGELPALLTEDDIRGMTHCHTVYSDGKHSILEMAIAARHLGFEYLTITDHSQTSHYARGLTPDRLREQWDEIARVQEEVPEVRLLRGSEVDVLADGSLDFPDEILEQLDVVIGSIHQRHGLDEDGQTRRLVRALSHPLLSWIGHPTGRLVGSRDPYPLRMEEVFEAALASGKAMEVNGTPHRLDLSGAHVRLAVRMGVKLVVSTDAHSTLGMKALRYGVATARRGRATSADVLNTLPADGFLAALRGGRWHHETTGAVPAVD, translated from the coding sequence ATGGACCGACATGATGTGGCGCGTGCGCTGCGGGAGCTTGGCGACCTGCTCGAGGTCGATGGGGAGAGCGCGTTCAAGGTGCGCGCCTACCGCGTCGCCGCCGACCGGATCGCGGCGCTCGCCGAGCCCCTCGACGAGCTGGCGAGGCAGCGCCGCCTCGGCGAGATCCCCGGCGTCGGCCCGGCGATCACCCAGAAGATCGAGAGCCTGCTCACCGAGGGACGCATCCCCCTGCTCGACCGCCTGCGGGCGAAATACCCCGCCGGTACCGCGGCGCTCCTCCGGGTGCCGGAGCTCGGGCCCAGGTCGGTGGCGCAGCTGGTGGAGGCCGGCATCGACACGGTGGAGGCGCTGGAGGAGGCAGCAGCGAACGGCAGCCTCGGCCGCTTGAAGGGCTTCGGGCCGAAAAAGGTGGAGGCGGTCCTCCGCGGCATCGAGCAGCAGCGTCGCCACGGAGCGAGCAAGCCGCTGGCGGAGGCGCTGCCGATCGCCGAGGAGATCCTCGGCCACGTGGAGGAGGACCCCGCCGTGCACCGGGCGAGCATCGCCGGCGCGGTGCGGCGGTGGGAGGAGAGCGTGGAGGGGATCGAGCTCCTCGCCGCCACCAACGATCCGAAGCGGACCCTCGAGTGGTTCACCCGCTTCCCCGCGGTGGAAAGGATCCTCGAGCAGACCACGAGCACCTGCACCGTCCAGCTCCACGACGGCACCCGCGTCACCCTGGTCACCACGCCGCAGGAGGGCTGGGCCCCTGCCCTCCTCCTCCACACCGGCCCGCGGCGCCACCTGGAGCTGGTCTGCGACCGCGCCGAGAGGCTCGGCCTCGAGGTGGCGGAGACGGGCCTCTTCGGCAGCGACGGCAGGCGTCTCGATCCGCCGGACGAGGCGGCGCTCTACGCGGACCTCGGGATGCAGCCCGTCCCGCCCGAGCTGCGCCACGACGATCAGGCCTTCGCCGACGCACACCACGGCGAGCTCCCGGCGCTGCTCACCGAAGACGACATCCGGGGGATGACCCACTGCCACACAGTCTACAGCGACGGGAAGCACTCAATCCTGGAGATGGCGATCGCCGCCAGGCACCTCGGCTTCGAATACCTCACCATCACCGACCACTCGCAGACCAGCCACTACGCCCGCGGCCTCACCCCCGATCGCCTGCGCGAGCAATGGGACGAGATCGCCCGGGTCCAGGAGGAGGTGCCGGAGGTGCGGCTCCTGCGCGGCAGCGAGGTGGACGTGCTCGCCGACGGCAGCCTCGACTTCCCCGACGAGATCCTCGAGCAGCTCGACGTGGTGATCGGCTCGATCCACCAGCGCCACGGCCTCGACGAGGACGGGCAGACCCGGCGCCTGGTGCGCGCCCTCTCCCACCCGCTGCTCTCGTGGATCGGCCACCCCACCGGCAGGCTGGTGGGCTCCCGGGATCCCTACCCGCTGCGCATGGAGGAGGTCTTCGAGGCGGCGCTCGCGAGCGGCAAGGCCATGGAGGTGAACGGCACCCCGCACCGCCTCGATCTCTCCGGGGCGCACGTGCGGCTCGCGGTGCGGATGGGGGTGAAGCTGGTGGTCAGCACCGACGCCCACTCCACCCTGGGGATGAAGGCGCTGCGCTACGGCGTGGCCACCGCCCGGCGCGGACGGGCGACCAGCGCCGACGTGCTCAACACGCTGCCGGCCGACGGCTTCCTCGCAGCGCTGCGAGGCGGGCGGTGGCACCACGAGACGACGGGGGCCGTGCCGGCAGTGGATTGA
- a CDS encoding Rieske (2Fe-2S) protein: MSKRVRLGPADLRDGEMRGYESESGRLVLLGRVDGRYRAIDDWCNHAGCQISMGWLDRRPEGGATAVCPCHEIGFDLETGRNVTSPLICGDQEAFPVTVEGGDVYVDLPEEE; encoded by the coding sequence GTGAGCAAGCGGGTGCGGCTCGGCCCCGCCGACCTTCGGGACGGCGAGATGCGGGGCTACGAGTCGGAAAGCGGGCGGCTGGTGCTCCTCGGGCGAGTCGACGGCAGGTACCGCGCGATCGACGATTGGTGCAACCACGCGGGCTGCCAGATCTCCATGGGCTGGCTCGACCGGCGGCCCGAGGGCGGGGCGACCGCCGTCTGCCCCTGCCACGAGATCGGATTCGACCTGGAGACCGGCAGGAACGTCACCTCGCCGCTGATCTGCGGGGACCAGGAGGCCTTCCCGGTCACCGTCGAGGGCGGCGACGTCTACGTCGACCTGCCGGAGGAGGAGTGA
- a CDS encoding molybdenum cofactor biosynthesis protein B — MAHGDHGHDHDHDHHHDHAHGEQRGPHLDKGHEPGRSDEEIRLAAGAAGLGSGQGGHDHAHGGLRHRPAAGEAPRIHRASAPRRVQVGVITASDTRTDENDTSGRYLAETLQDRGHPVLHRAIVRDEPALVQEAIAAARAAGAEAVIVTGGTGISRRDSTFEAIDGLLAKRIPGFGELFRLLSFQEIGSAAMLSRATAGVTAEGLVLFAVPGSTGACRTALERLILPELGHLVREVTK, encoded by the coding sequence ATGGCGCACGGCGATCACGGGCACGACCACGACCACGATCACCACCACGACCACGCCCACGGGGAGCAGCGCGGGCCGCACCTCGACAAGGGGCACGAGCCCGGCAGGAGCGACGAGGAGATCCGCCTCGCCGCTGGCGCCGCCGGCCTCGGCAGCGGGCAGGGGGGCCACGACCATGCGCACGGCGGCCTCCGCCACCGCCCCGCTGCAGGCGAGGCGCCGCGGATCCACCGCGCCAGCGCGCCGCGCCGGGTGCAGGTCGGCGTGATCACCGCCTCCGATACCCGCACCGACGAGAACGACACCTCCGGCCGCTACCTCGCCGAGACCCTCCAGGATCGCGGCCACCCCGTGCTCCACCGGGCCATCGTCCGCGACGAGCCGGCGCTGGTGCAGGAGGCGATCGCCGCAGCCCGGGCCGCAGGCGCCGAGGCGGTGATCGTCACCGGCGGCACCGGCATCAGCCGCCGCGACTCGACCTTCGAGGCGATCGACGGCCTCCTCGCCAAGCGCATCCCCGGCTTCGGCGAACTCTTCCGGCTCCTCTCCTTCCAGGAGATCGGCAGCGCGGCGATGCTCTCCCGGGCCACCGCCGGCGTCACCGCGGAGGGGCTCGTGCTCTTCGCCGTCCCCGGCTCCACCGGCGCCTGCAGGACCGCGCTCGAGCGGCTCATCCTCCCGGAGCTCGGCCACCTGGTGCGCGAGGTGACGAAGTAG
- a CDS encoding TIGR02757 family protein, with amino-acid sequence MLSANRADRLRAVLDPFVAGFDAAGRVAFDPVEAPRSYADPADQEVAGLLAAGLAYGRADLFRPKLFGLLREMGPSPAAFVRAFDPARDGHRFASFGYRFNLPADIGALLAGAGQVVRTRGSLGAFLGAEYAARGELRPALAHFSRTIREEGARIVAGSMGPTRALEHLLADADKGGACKRLLLYVRWMVRRDAVDLGTWAGRIPRSALLIPVDTHVLRVARLLGLTGRRDASWRTAEEITASLRRLDPDDPVRYDFALCHLGMSGACPARRQRANCLRCPLQRECTAGRRYAVLEAAGG; translated from the coding sequence ATGCTCTCCGCCAACCGCGCCGACCGCCTCCGGGCGGTGCTCGATCCCTTCGTCGCCGGCTTCGACGCCGCAGGCCGGGTCGCCTTCGATCCGGTGGAGGCGCCGCGGTCCTACGCGGATCCTGCCGACCAGGAGGTCGCCGGCCTCCTCGCCGCAGGTCTCGCCTACGGCAGGGCCGATCTCTTCCGGCCCAAGCTCTTCGGCCTTCTGCGGGAGATGGGGCCTTCGCCGGCAGCCTTCGTGCGCGCCTTCGATCCTGCGCGGGACGGGCACCGCTTCGCCTCCTTCGGCTACCGCTTCAACCTGCCCGCCGACATCGGCGCGCTCCTCGCAGGGGCGGGGCAGGTGGTGCGCACGCGCGGAAGCCTCGGCGCCTTCCTCGGCGCCGAATACGCGGCGCGGGGCGAGCTGCGGCCGGCGCTCGCCCACTTCTCCCGCACCATCCGCGAGGAGGGGGCGCGGATCGTCGCCGGCTCGATGGGGCCGACCCGCGCGCTCGAGCACCTCCTCGCCGACGCCGACAAGGGCGGCGCCTGCAAGCGGCTGCTGCTCTACGTGCGCTGGATGGTCCGCCGCGACGCGGTCGATCTCGGCACGTGGGCCGGGCGGATCCCGCGGTCGGCGCTGCTCATCCCGGTGGACACCCACGTGCTCCGGGTGGCGCGGCTGCTCGGGCTCACCGGCCGCCGCGACGCGAGCTGGCGCACGGCGGAGGAGATCACCGCCTCGCTGCGGCGCCTCGATCCCGACGATCCGGTGCGCTACGACTTCGCCCTCTGCCACCTCGGCATGAGCGGCGCCTGCCCGGCGCGCCGGCAGCGGGCCAATTGCCTGCGCTGCCCGCTGCAGCGCGAGTGCACCGCCGGCAGGCGCTACGCGGTGCTCGAAGCAGCGGGCGGCTGA
- a CDS encoding histone deacetylase family protein gives MFRIRRIHDDVVPSNRSAIEQVQEILRAQFPLAPESEAAGLPEKLRNPLKYRFRSILFVAEDGAGKVRGFALLLHAPDLKFSYLDFLSAATTRTGGGIGGALYERVREEALALGATGIFCECLPDDPALSKDPKVRAQNARRLAFYERYGARPLAGTAYETPLTPGDDNPPYLVFDDLGQGKPLKREQARSIVRAILERKYAQLCPRSYVEMVVGSIQDDPVRLRAPRYGTAEPIRPQQRVPEDERIALVVNAEHSIHHVRERGYVESPVRIRSIRKQLDASGLFAEVAPREWPDRHIEAVHDRDFLTYLKKICLEQAKDQPVYPYVFPIRNAARPPKDLAVRAGYYCIDTFTPLQKNAWLAARRAVDCTLTAADDVLRGRRIAYSLVRPPGHHAERRSFGGFCYLNSNAVAAHYLSRHGKVAILDIDYHHGNGQQEIFYERADVLTVSIHGHPRLAYPYFSGFAEETGRGAGEGFNVNYPLPEHVDGPAWRETLQKALRRIQAYEPAFLVVALGLDTAKGDPTGSWTLSAKDFEESGRLVASPGLPTVVVQEGGYDSRVLGTNARHFFTGLWKGIHGERKLPKRAAKAEAAGT, from the coding sequence ATGTTCCGGATCCGCCGCATCCACGACGACGTCGTGCCCTCGAACCGCAGCGCCATCGAGCAGGTGCAGGAGATCCTGCGCGCCCAATTCCCCCTCGCTCCCGAGAGCGAGGCGGCGGGGCTGCCCGAGAAGCTGCGCAACCCGCTCAAATACCGCTTTCGCTCGATCCTCTTCGTGGCGGAAGACGGCGCCGGCAAGGTGCGGGGCTTCGCCCTCCTCCTCCACGCCCCCGATCTCAAGTTCAGCTACCTCGACTTCCTCTCGGCGGCGACCACCCGCACCGGCGGCGGCATCGGCGGCGCCCTCTACGAGCGTGTCCGCGAGGAGGCGCTCGCCCTCGGCGCCACCGGGATCTTCTGCGAGTGCCTCCCGGACGACCCCGCCCTCTCGAAGGATCCGAAGGTCCGCGCCCAGAACGCGCGGCGGCTCGCCTTCTACGAGCGCTACGGCGCGCGCCCCCTCGCCGGCACCGCCTACGAGACGCCGCTCACGCCCGGCGACGACAACCCGCCCTACCTCGTCTTCGACGACCTCGGGCAGGGCAAGCCGCTCAAGCGCGAGCAGGCCCGGTCGATCGTGCGCGCCATCCTCGAGCGCAAATACGCGCAGCTCTGCCCCCGCTCCTACGTGGAGATGGTGGTGGGATCGATCCAGGACGATCCGGTCCGGCTCCGCGCGCCGCGCTACGGCACCGCCGAGCCGATCCGCCCGCAGCAGCGGGTGCCGGAGGACGAGCGGATCGCCCTCGTCGTCAACGCCGAGCACAGCATCCATCACGTCCGCGAGCGCGGCTACGTCGAGTCGCCGGTACGGATCCGCTCGATCCGCAAGCAGCTCGACGCCTCGGGGCTATTCGCGGAGGTGGCGCCGCGAGAGTGGCCAGACCGCCACATCGAGGCGGTGCACGACCGCGACTTCCTCACCTACCTGAAGAAGATCTGCCTCGAGCAGGCGAAGGATCAGCCGGTCTATCCCTACGTCTTCCCGATTCGGAACGCGGCGCGGCCGCCGAAGGATCTGGCGGTGCGCGCGGGCTACTACTGCATCGACACCTTCACGCCGCTGCAGAAGAACGCCTGGCTCGCCGCGCGGCGCGCGGTGGATTGCACCCTCACCGCAGCAGACGACGTGCTCCGCGGCAGGCGCATCGCCTATTCGCTGGTGCGGCCGCCGGGGCACCACGCCGAGCGCCGCTCTTTCGGCGGCTTCTGCTACCTCAACTCGAACGCGGTGGCGGCGCACTATCTGAGCCGCCACGGCAAGGTGGCGATCCTCGACATCGACTACCACCACGGGAACGGCCAGCAGGAGATCTTCTACGAGCGGGCCGACGTGCTCACCGTCTCCATCCACGGCCACCCGCGCCTCGCCTATCCCTACTTCAGCGGCTTCGCCGAGGAGACGGGGCGCGGCGCCGGCGAGGGCTTCAACGTGAACTACCCGCTGCCGGAGCATGTGGACGGTCCCGCCTGGCGGGAGACGCTGCAGAAGGCGCTGCGGCGGATCCAGGCCTACGAGCCCGCCTTCCTCGTGGTGGCGCTGGGGCTCGACACGGCGAAGGGAGATCCCACCGGCTCGTGGACCCTCTCGGCGAAGGATTTCGAGGAGAGCGGCAGGCTCGTCGCCTCGCCGGGCCTGCCCACGGTGGTGGTGCAGGAGGGCGGCTACGACAGCCGCGTGCTCGGCACCAACGCCCGGCACTTCTTCACCGGCCTGTGGAAGGGGATCCACGGCGAGCGCAAGCTGCCGAAGCGGGCGGCGAAGGCCGAGGCTGCAGGCACCTGA